One Hippoglossus stenolepis isolate QCI-W04-F060 chromosome 6, HSTE1.2, whole genome shotgun sequence genomic window, ACAATAGGAGAAAATGGGGGGAGACATCTTAAATACTTATGATCCATTTTGAACAAAGCACTTGATGTATCAGCAATACAGAATATATATCATAGGAGATATTCTATATGCATAGTACATTGTACAAAATATGATCATTTGTGATAAACTAAGCCAGCCATCAGATGTTAGAATGTTGATCTTCTTGTACATCTCTTACAAGAGCATGAATAAGTGCATTTGCTGaaatttcaatatatatattttattttatgtctttgaGGAAGCTAAACAAACGTGTTTTATGTGAGATAGAGAAGTTAATCATTCAGGTGAGGAAGTTGATACTCAGACCATTGTTTTAACCATCTAGTGAAAGGCGAGTGTTTCCTTCCTTAAATGCTACTATTCCAATCGCttgtcattattatcatcacccTCAGATACAAAACCCAGAGTCACACTGATGCAGAAACCTGAGTACGACGTGATGCATACTTTGGATTCAGTCTCCTTCAGCTGCCATATTAATGTCTCCTCTGGATGGGAGTACCTGTGGTACAAAGATGGCACTCCACTCCCACTCCAATCTGGACACAACTATAACATCAGCTCTGTTGTGACCAAAAACACTGGGTCATACACATGCCAAGTAAAAAGAGGAGTGGTTGAAATCTTGCAGTCAAACCAGAGTCCGGCTGTAAAACTCAAGATTCTAGGTAAAGTATTTCTGACTTccacttttttactttttctgtgCACATGTTGGATGTGTTCATCACagtctttattgtttttgctgcagAACGCCCAAAGGCTAATATACTCCTGCTGACAGGCTGGTCCGAGGTGTTTGCCACTGACATCTTGGTGCTCAGGTGTGAGGTGCAGGCAAGCAACGACAAGTGGAACTACACATGGTAATACAGCTTACCTGTTTCCTAAATACATGTACTGCTGTGTGGATTCTTACCTTTCTGAAAATTCATGCAGAAAATTCAACATACATTTAAACAGGTTCAGAGAGGGAAAACCAATCAATCTGCTGACCTCTGAGAAACATTTCGTCACACCCCAGAACGACCCCAAGCAAAGCCTGTACACCTGCCAGGGCAATCGCAACGGTCAACCATCTTATTCAAAACCCAGTGATTCGTTCAAGACCAAGAACCTTCGTGAGTAAATGTGACATCTGAAAGTTATGAGTTTTTACCCAGAAAATATTCTTTCAGTCtcagttctctgttttcattttgaaactgcAGTTTTGAAGAGGAGGGtgcttctctccatctctggcTGTCTGTTCTTCGGCCTTATCGCTGTTCTCCTGGGATGCATTGTCCTCCGATTCATCCGCAAACCAGgtgttgttttagtttggtaCTTTTTGAATGCAAAGAAGGATTCTAAGCATCTACATTATGCATGCAGCTATAATCAGTTTTACTGTAATAAAGATGGATAAAATGCCAATGTCACTCAAATCTTTATATTGTGTGTAGAGCAGCTCAGAGTTTAACTGTCGCGGCCACAGCTTCACTTTTCTGGCTCATTATCACTTCCCTCATCGTGTCATttttagcagcagcagaatgtttTCTGTGAAAAAGCTCCAGAAACAAACTGTTCCTCTGCaactgacacatttatttaacagtaAAAGACCCAGATAATTTTCTCAGCAGTAGGTAGAGACCAAATACAGAGAGACGTGAGAGTGTGAATATTAGACTTACATTTGCCAAGTGATCAACCCAACTCCAAGTTGAgtaatgttgctctgtgtaGATGTAAATTGTATCTATATAGTGACCACTATGTgaagaccactcaaagcgcttgTGCATTTTAATcgcaaaataagaaaacacaattctCAAGGATGTGACCTGTTATCTTTTCCTGTCATGCAGCTGTCGATGACGACAAACCCGAAGAAGAAAACCTGTTTCTCACCATGGCGCAGCTAAAGGACCGGAGTGGTATGCTTGACACCTCTCATGGCTTGTGGTTTTTTGGTCACCATTTCCTCATACGCTGCAGATGCTGCCCCACCAGTGATTCGTTTCCAAGCTATTTTTGTATTAACAGTCAGCGAAACCATCTGCAAGTTTGGGTCTGACTTTAGGTGTTGGCTCGCTGGTGTTCAAagtttttcctccctcctgcagaTGCACCCGATCCCATGGTTGAGTACATCACCGATGAAGGACTGAATGCATTGCCTAAAGGTAAATGACCAAGAGATGAATAAAATAGAGGATTTACAAACTTTTAGTACTAATATTACTGCaactaatgtttgttttcacggTTGAATAATCTGCTGATTGATTGTTTCGTCTATAAATGTCAGATAATGGTGAAAGGTCCATCCTAATTTCCCAGAAGCAAAGGTGTCGTGGTTCAGAACCCAATTATGTTGAATTTGCTGTCAAAACTCTGAGAAAACCTGACAAAAGTCACACATAACAGTTTGTAAGGATCCATTTTTTAGccaaaagtattaaaaaaagtatttgacaACCATAATAGTTTTTGATTCGAGTTCTTTCAAAGGAATGAACGAGAGGTCAACTAATTGTTGTCCTTCGAGGCCATCCCTCCCTGAcactttctgcttttctttttcttttcttttttaacaatgTGAACCGCAGAAGCAGATGAGAATGGCACGCTACCCATAACCACAGAGGAGGGCGAAGGTAAAATTACTGATGAAATATTTTCTCTATCGTTGTGGTTGCTGTGCCAGCTTCTCCACAGCTGAGACATAACTTTCTACTGATCCGTCACATGTTGCTCTTTATATCTTTCCAGCTTTGACGACTGAGAGCGTTGATACGGAAGAAAACAAAGGTGGTCTGGTGTCCTTCAAACAATGAGTCACTGAAGATGGATTCACAACAATAGCTAATTATCAGATTGAAAGTCCATGGCATCGATGGACATAAGGCACCATATAttagatatttatatttgaatgtatGGACGGACAATTTTGCTGTTGTGCAATGCTTATCACTGCAGTGCAATAAAAAAGGTTTGGCTTTAAAGTGGCATCGGTGGAGGCCAAACTCTCTATGGTGGCCATCATAGGACATAAGGTTCAGCTTGTCTGGCTCAGCCTCATGTAGTCAGACTTTCAGCCTCAGgtatgcttttttatttttatttttaacattttttgctttatttgataAAGAAGGTAGAGTAGTTGGGGAGAGAGCGCAGGGATGGCATGCAGCGATTAAAAGGCCCGAGCTGAATTCAAACCCGGGCCGCAACGAGGAGGAGGCAGCTTCATTAGTGGTACGAGCTCCATTAGGTGAGCTACCTGCGCACCTTACCTCAGTTGTGCTTTGACCTCAAAACTAACGTTCTGAGATTCACTGCGTTATAGGATCTATATTTTAAAGGTCATGTAAATATTCTGAATTGCCCGCAGTGCTagataaaagtaaatgtaaatttaataaGATTTATCCTCTCACAACATTGTTGGCGCCGGATTTAATTGGAATTCATCAAATTGTTGATGAGATATCGCACTCTGGAGCAATGGACATGGCCATTGCAACACAACCGTGTATAGATTCAACTTGGTTGGTGGTAATTGTACATATCTTTAACTGACGTATTGATGAATTGActgtaaaaggaaaagaaatataGAACATTATTTATGTGATAAGCATCAAACACACATTGTTTGCTTTCAGTTATGCATTGCACATAAAGTGATCATCTGCAGGATAATCAATTACCATTTCAATTCTTAGAACAAACACCAGATGTCACTAGATTGTAAGTTAACTTTCTCCAAAACGtatttaatgtaataaatgaTTCAGCAGTGAATGTTGTTGCTCTGCCGGTTGGAAACTGTATACAATACATATTTATCTAGAAATTCAATCATTTTTGTGTCTCTCAacaaaattatcaaaataaaaaatacaaaatgttgcCCCCAGAGTTCATTAAAACTAATATTGATTGATATGCACCATAAAATGTGACTGCAAGAAACACATGTTCAAAAAGTGGTGATTTCACAAGAAGGCTTATTTGTGGTTGAGTCAGTGGGGAGATCTTGTGCACCTGTAACATGggtaaaagacaaaaagaaaagagtcattatcaagaaaaacatttacatttcatataGACACAGTAAAAAGGATGTAGACTCACatcactgcaaacacaaaacgTATCGACTTACATCTACTTGAGGATGTCAGCCAGTTTGTCCACATAGTACTCATAGTTCTCCTGACAGTCCTCCCAGGGTGTAAAGCTCTCCTCATCTTTGTCCACGTACGTCTCCCAAACGTGCACAAAGTCGGACGGCTTCATCATCCGCAGTTTGCAGCCAGCGCTCACCAGAGCTCGGAGCCCCTCTACTATCTCAGGCTGCTCCCACTCAAAGAGACGGGAGCAGAATATGCAGAGGCGCAGCTTTTTGCGCTGCTGAAGGATGCTGGCCAGCTTAGCTGCACAAGCCAAGCAGGGACTGGATGATACATACCATGTAACATCATACTCCTGTGAAGCGTTAGGGAGCACCTGGAGAGAGAGTTATGGGGGCATTAAAGGtgaactagaattaccaccctgcagTTATATGTCTCTGCCAATCAGTGCAGTTGCAGTCTTCATACTCCAGACTCATATcaggtcaccttgacctttggccactgACATCTAATCAGCTCATCTTTAATCCAAGTAACAACTGATCAACATTTGGAGAAACTCCCTAAAGTTCAAGTTGAATCAGTTAATCTGTCAGTAatagtgaacatttgtacctaatttgaaaggattctctcaaggTGTTCTTCGGATAACATGTTAACAAGGTGacctttgagtccaagtgaacatttgttccAAATTTCAAGGAATTTCCTCAAAGTGTTCCTCAGATGTAGCATTTATGAGACCAAAACGTCTTTCAAAAATTTCTTTAGGGTGTTCCATCATCTTCACAAGATCAAAATTGTGTTCTGTCAGGTCACAGCCACCTTGGTCTctgaccttcaaccaccacaATCGAATCAGGTCATTCCCGAGTCAAACTGAGCATTTTCTCCAAATTTAAAGGAATTTCCTCAAAGCATTTTTTGAGACactgtgttcacaacaatgtgATGGATGGACACCCCATAAACATGATGTCTCCTGCCTCATGcataaaaatattttccactgagaacagatgagtgtgtgttcattacCTGCTGAAAGAAGGCTTCTTCAGAATGAGCCGTGGCATGTTCATCCTCCATATAACCTTTCAGAGGCTCCacgctgcctcctgctgtgtccACTCTGAAGCACAGGAGGGTTTTGTTCCTCCCTGATGAGTACTCCACGTTCCTGAACTGAAACTTGAAGTAAAACTGGCTCATCTGCTCCCTGGTGGACAATGAGAGTGAGAGTTTTCCTTAGATACATTCAGAGGTGCGATTGTGAACAGGCAAGGCAGGCAACTGCCCCAGGCCATGAGGGGGCCCCAGAGGGCTAACAAACTTTACTCCACAGCAGTGTCTCATAATGTGGCCAGTGACTACACCCCCGCCcaacccccctctctcttaAACAACCAATGGAGTATTCGCAATAACATGTTGGTAGGAAACCGTCGGGAAGGAAAGTTCTGTATCATTCTTAAAGtttaaattgaaattgaaagtaaagaaaaaatgaaGAGGAGTTATCcatctgaaagtgaaaaaagaaagacaaaacgAATGCCAACTTATTCATGCTAATGTCAACAATGGCTCTTTTTTGGGTTTTATTGTTCCAtgttttttgaaaaatgtacttatgtaagtgaacatttttaaataaaaaaagtttacaCTTCCTACCCTTCGTTGGTGTAagattgttttttaacataaatGTTGACAAATGCTGTTTGAGGGGCCCCCTgggacattttgtttgtggCCCCAATAGACTCTAGAATCTCCACTGGATACAATGTCCAgtcatcttcattttcttttcagtcgATGTGACAGCAAGCAAAACACTTCAGGACTTACCGTCATCCTCCTTTATTTAATGCATGTAAATTAGATTAGCAGGACTAAGTGAAAAACCAATCAACATCATGTACATATCGACAATACTTTCAATGTAATTTGTCACCTTCCATCGTGGTGCATTGACAGTGTGACCGAAAATTCCTTTCCTGGTGAAAAGGTTTtcacttcttcacttcttcagGCCTTCAGCATTTATGATTTTTCAAGCATCCAAGACAGTATGACGATTAAAGGGAGTGAAtagagtatttaaaatgttaccACTGAGTAAACCGATGTTTctgtaatgattttttctttcaaatcatCCCATAATCCCTGAATATGCCATGATTCACTGATTGTACCCCATTGTTTTACAGAATATGAATAGCCCGGTAGATTACAGGAATAGATCTCTTGTAGCTTTCAGTAATAGAATGGAGAACAGATGCTACAGGCGGAGTGGTGATATGGCAGGGGCCGGCGTCCGTGTCGGCTCCGTGACTCATGACTATTCTTACCGCTGGGTTAGTACGGGTGGCAGGTGCAAGTCATTTGTATAAGTCCTCATTGAAATCAAATATAGAACATACAACGGAAACAATATAAtcaaatagaaagaaaaacaacttcttCTACTGAAGGGAATAAccaaaacatttgttaaagagCAAAACAGGTTTGAAAGCAGAACATGCTGACTCTAACTCTTGTGGAGTGTGTATAAAGTCTTACCCACCCTGTGACAATCTCAAACGGCGGCAGCTCTATGGGCTGAAACTCTGGTTTTTCCTCACTGTTGGCCACCTCGGCTCCTGAGGCCCCTGCGCTTTCCccattcctcttctcttcttccgtCTTCGGCTGCTCGGGGGTGTTCTCCGGCTTCTCTGGGGTGTTCTCCGGCTTCTTCACAACTTTCTCAGGCCTTTTCACACTTTTTTCCTTCCCATGTCCTTTATCCTTCTCATCgttggttttgttttccaccttcttctctttcttcttagCACTTAACCGGCTGTTTCTGTCAGCCATGATTTTGTGAGAGTGGGTGACAGTgttagatagagagagagggaggggaagatagagagagagagagagagagagagagagagggggggggatttagTTAGGGTAAGTGGAGAGATAACCCTAGTACATGTACAGAAATAGAACCTTTTGTGTGCTGAGGTCGGAGTCACAGCATGCGAATGACTGGCAGGGGCAGGGGGAAGGTGGCTCGGTTGACCCAGCCCCCCTCATGCCCTGGCTACTGAAAGGCCAAACACAAGTCAAAGTGCCGATGCTGCACGAAGAAAGTAGGGCAGACAGGCCTTACATGAGTTCTAGCCACACTGTTTTGTCGTATTCAGAAAGGAAAGTGCcatgtaaatgtatataaatgtacatCTCACACACACGAGATAGCTCTGTAATCCGACAGGCTTCAACTGTCAACAGGCCAGCAACAGGCAGGTTATTAATAACACTgcctggttgtgtgtgtgtgtgtctgtgtgtacggAGTAACCAGGGCTCTCCTGATACTGAACACCACTTTTCTTTGTTCCAGCTCTAATGTCCTGTGGCTCATTAGGCCTTAGCAAAGCACCAAGGCCAGCTAAAGGGCAACCCCACCAAAAATGGGAAGAGACAGGGAGCTGGGCagtgcaaacaaatacaaatacacaatgtgCAAGGTGAGCATTGGTGTCTGTATGAATCAGAGTGCAGGGTCGCACCGAGGCCCAGTGTGCATGTGCCCGTGAGCAATCAATCTATGAAATCATCCTGCATCGATACAGCCCTCTGCTGAGGCCATTGTGGGGGAGGGTAaattggttttgtgtgtgtgtgtgtttttgtgtctgtgtctgtgtgagtgtgtgtatttgcagacAGAAAATAGCTTTCTGCACTGCAGATGTAATAACTTGAGGCATGAGGGAGAGGGTGGGAGGgatggagcgagggaggggagggagggaggagg contains:
- the apobec2b gene encoding C->U-editing enzyme APOBEC-2b translates to MADRNSRLSAKKKEKKVENKTNDEKDKGHGKEKSVKRPEKVVKKPENTPEKPENTPEQPKTEEEKRNGESAGASGAEVANSEEKPEFQPIELPPFEIVTGEQMSQFYFKFQFRNVEYSSGRNKTLLCFRVDTAGGSVEPLKGYMEDEHATAHSEEAFFQQVLPNASQEYDVTWYVSSSPCLACAAKLASILQQRKKLRLCIFCSRLFEWEQPEIVEGLRALVSAGCKLRMMKPSDFVHVWETYVDKDEESFTPWEDCQENYEYYVDKLADILK